The Polaribacter sp. Q13 sequence TTGGTAGATAAATAATAAACATTACCATAACCACCTGTTGCAATAACAACAGCATGTGCAGAATGACGTTCTAATTCTCCTGTAATTAAATTACGAGCAATAATACCTCTTGCTTTACCATCTACTTTTACAACATCTAACATTTCGTGACGATTGAACATTTCAATCTTTCCACGAGCAATTTGACGGTTCATTGCAGAATAACAACCTAATAATAATTGTTGTCCTGTTTGTCCTTTTGCATAGAATGTTCTAGAAACTAAAACTCCACCAAAAGAACGGTTATCTAAAAGACCACCATAATCACGCGCAAAAGGAACTCCTTGTGCCACACATTGATCTATAATATTAGAAGAAACCTCCGCTAAACGATAAACGTTTGCTTCACGAGAACGATAATCTCCCCCTTTTACGGTATCGTAAAAAAGACGATAATCCGAATCTCCATCTCCTTGGTAATTTTTTGATGCATTAATTCCTCCTTGCGCTGCAATTGAATGCGCTCTTCTTGGAGAATCTTGATAAGCAAATGCTTTTACATTATAGCCTAATTCTGCTAATGTAGCCGCTGCAGAACCACCTGCTAATCCAGTACCAACAACTATAATATCTATATTACGTTTATTTGCTGGGTTTACAAGGTTAATTTGGTCTTTATAAGTTGTCCATTTGTCTTTAATTGCACCTTGAGGTACTTTTGAATCTAAAGCCATATTTTTAAGATTAATGGTTATAATTAAAATGATGAAACAATGCAATAATTATAAATCCTAATGGAATAACTATTGAGAATACTTTACCAAAAGTTTGTAATGCTTTTTTTCTTCCAGCTGTAACTCCCATAGATTGAAAAGCAGAAGTAAAACCGTGTGCTAAATGCAATCCTAAGAAAACAAATGCTACCACATAAGCTGCAACTCTCCAAATAGGAACAAATTTTTCTTGTAACTCATGGAAGTATCTTGTTGGATCTTCTGGTAAAACAGCAATGTATTTATGGTTTAATTCTGGAATCCAAAAATCAATGAAATGTAGTGCGATAAAAGCTAAAATAGCCAATCCACTATAAATCATGTTTCTACTCATCCATGTAGAATTAGCTGCTCCATTGTTTTTAGCATAGGCAACTCCATTTGCTTTTTTGTTTTTTAATTCTAACACAAAACCCATCACAAAGTGAAAAACAACTCCAAAAATTAATACAGGCTGCAAAGCAAATTGTATTAAAGGGTTTGTTCCCATAAAATGAGATAATTGATTAAATAGCTCTTCACTAAAAAGCGAAGTAAGGTTTACTGCTATATGTATAATTAAGAAAAACATGAGGAAGAATGCGGAAAGCGCCATGGCTACCTTTCTCCCAACTGAAGATTTGAAAAATCCGCTCATTGTATAAAAGTATGATTAAGTTATAATTGTTGTTTTACAAATGTACCATTTAGATATTCTTTATTGAAATATTAATGGTGGTATTTTGGTTATTTAGAATCGTTTTAATGTGATGATTTTGTTTTGCTTTTACCTTTTAAAATTAGGGGCTATAGCGTTGATATTTAAAGCATTGCCATAATTTCTGCTACAATAATTATTAGCACCAATGAAAAAGGATACACTGCTGCATAGGCAATTTGTGGTGCATCAGAATCGGTCATAGAATCTGTTGCACTTAACCCAGGCGTAGATGTCATACCTCCTGTTAACGCTCCTAAAATTGATAAAAAGTTAACTTTTAGTAAAAACCGACCTACAAGAACCGTTGTAATCATAGGTATTAAGGTAATAAGCCCACCGTATAAAAACAAAATTAAACCATGTTTTTCAATAGCCGAAATTAAACTTTGTCCTGCTTTTAGTCCTACAGGAGTTAGAAATAATAACAGTCCAAACTGACGTAATATTTGGTTTGCAGGGCCCGATAAATTCCAAATTACTCCAGCAAATTTCCCTTTCCAACTTAAAAATATAGAAGCCATTAGTACACCACCAGTAAGTCCTAATTTTAGACTTATACCTCCCAAAGGTATTGCAATAGCACCAACAAGAACACCAATAACAATACCAAATGCAACTGGTAAAAAACTGGTGTGTCCTACTCTTTTTAAACTGTCTCCAAAGAGTTGTGTAACTGCAGAAACATTTCCTTTAGAACAAGAAACTAAAATTTTATCACCATATTTTATTAAAGTTGAAGGGTGAGGAGCTAAATCTATACTTGCTCTTCTAATACGTGTAATGGTAGCTGCATAGTTTTCTAGAAGGTTTAACTCTTGAATTGTTTTGTTTACAACAGTATCATTACTTACTACATACCATTTTACTTCATAAGTTCCACTACGTGGAATTTCTATATCGGTAACTTTACCTAATAAAACTTCTATTCTTTCTAAAGCATTAACCGTACCTACCGCTTTAATAATATCTCCTGTTTCTAAAATTGTATCTTTAGTTGGAGAAAATGGTAGTTGATTAGGTTTCATAACTCTAGAAATATTAGCCTTTGTCATAAAACGTATTCTTAACTGATTAATCGTCTTTCCGTTTATGTTTTCATTAGAGATAATTAAGTTTTTATTAATCACCTTTGGTGTGTTAGACATCGATTTCTCTGCGAAGTCTTTTTCTTCTTTTTTAACATCTACCCTAAATAATGCTGGGCCTAATTTTACAAATAAGATAACACCTAAAACTCCAAACGGATATGCAATACCATAACCTATAGAAGCTAATGAAGAATGAGAAGCCTCAATGGAAGCGGCCAAACCTGGAGTAGATGTTAATGCTCCTGTTAATAAACCACTCATCATATTCATATCTACATCATACAAATAAGAAATAGATATTGCAGTAATACCACCTGTTAAAACGGTTATTCCTGCCAAAATTATTAAATTCTTTCCTTGTTCTTTAAAAGAACTAAAGAAGGAAGGACCTGCTTGCATTCCTATCGTATAAATAAATAATACCAACCCTACACTTTGTATAACTGGTGGAATATTAAAAGTAATACCATTTAAATTATATAAATACCCGAAAAAAATTGCAACAAAAATAACAGCCGAAGTGTCAAAATTGATACCTTTTACCTTAATATTTCCAAGTGCTATTCCTAAACCAATAACAAGAAATAACACAAAGTAATCTTTAGAGAGTAATTCTGAAAAAAATTCCATAAATTTTAATATTTATTTTAATGTAATTTTATAAAAAACTGAATTTCATTTAAGTAGGCAAAAGTAGAGTTTTACTTCAGTAAATTTTTATGATATTTATCAATAGAAACCTTACCGTAGTTGCTTTTTTTAAGAGATACCCCCTATAAGCACCATGTCTATTGAACGAATACGTTGTAGTACTTTTTATAAATAAAAAATGAGGTTTTATTGTTTGTTAGAAGCTATTAAACACTTATTATTTTTCCATTTACCTTTAAGCTCCTCTCTCTTAATAACTTCACCCTTACAAGTTAAAAAATTCCCTTTTTTATCTTTTTTAATGATTTTCATTTTTCCTTTGTTAATCGCATTTATAATTCTATAAATTAATCCTTTTTTAGAAACAAGACTTCCTTTTGTAATTAACTTTAACCCCTCTTCATTATTATGTAAATCCATTTCAGATGAAATTTCATCTGGTACAACACCATCTTCTAATTTTTGTTTTTTGTAAGTTAAATAGTTTTCTTTTTCATGTGCCTCACCTAAAGAACGCGCAGAATTTTCACCCATTTCTTGTGACAATCTTGCCATCCAAAAAGCATGTCTAAAAGCATC is a genomic window containing:
- a CDS encoding succinate dehydrogenase cytochrome b subunit, which codes for MSGFFKSSVGRKVAMALSAFFLMFFLIIHIAVNLTSLFSEELFNQLSHFMGTNPLIQFALQPVLIFGVVFHFVMGFVLELKNKKANGVAYAKNNGAANSTWMSRNMIYSGLAILAFIALHFIDFWIPELNHKYIAVLPEDPTRYFHELQEKFVPIWRVAAYVVAFVFLGLHLAHGFTSAFQSMGVTAGRKKALQTFGKVFSIVIPLGFIIIALFHHFNYNH
- a CDS encoding aspartate:alanine exchanger family transporter; its protein translation is MEFFSELLSKDYFVLFLVIGLGIALGNIKVKGINFDTSAVIFVAIFFGYLYNLNGITFNIPPVIQSVGLVLFIYTIGMQAGPSFFSSFKEQGKNLIILAGITVLTGGITAISISYLYDVDMNMMSGLLTGALTSTPGLAASIEASHSSLASIGYGIAYPFGVLGVILFVKLGPALFRVDVKKEEKDFAEKSMSNTPKVINKNLIISNENINGKTINQLRIRFMTKANISRVMKPNQLPFSPTKDTILETGDIIKAVGTVNALERIEVLLGKVTDIEIPRSGTYEVKWYVVSNDTVVNKTIQELNLLENYAATITRIRRASIDLAPHPSTLIKYGDKILVSCSKGNVSAVTQLFGDSLKRVGHTSFLPVAFGIVIGVLVGAIAIPLGGISLKLGLTGGVLMASIFLSWKGKFAGVIWNLSGPANQILRQFGLLLFLTPVGLKAGQSLISAIEKHGLILFLYGGLITLIPMITTVLVGRFLLKVNFLSILGALTGGMTSTPGLSATDSMTDSDAPQIAYAAVYPFSLVLIIIVAEIMAML